Proteins encoded together in one Bacillota bacterium window:
- a CDS encoding (Fe-S)-binding protein, protein CSLCGLCKEFCVGAYDMPTLVRAAREDLVHSGLAPSGAMLMRESIREGGTPWDSQLLRKLGAGVVNSRGASPGLADRSQSPVLLFAGCAARSLRPSIIDAMVKILDVAHVRFTMLENEVCCGLPLYDEGFREEAREQAVGIGASIASTECKVLVSLCPTCVWAFRDVYPDLGVNLGGELKILHSSEFIFRLLTDGGLNAGPRADGVPHASDKFVVTYHDPCSMGRILHKYETPREVIGSLPGVELREMRWARDHAHCCGGASVHTLYPEVGEPIATTRAGEALETGAGVLVSTCPSCEHHLSEAAGDGLEVLDVAELVASILEL, encoded by the coding sequence TGTTCACTGTGTGGGCTGTGCAAGGAGTTCTGTGTGGGCGCGTACGATATGCCGACACTGGTTCGAGCTGCCCGCGAGGACCTGGTGCACAGCGGTCTGGCTCCATCGGGAGCGATGCTCATGCGCGAGTCCATTCGGGAAGGTGGAACCCCGTGGGATTCGCAGCTGCTACGAAAGCTCGGGGCCGGCGTGGTCAACTCGCGCGGGGCCTCGCCCGGTCTCGCCGATCGCTCACAATCCCCCGTGCTTCTGTTTGCTGGCTGCGCGGCGAGATCTTTGAGACCTTCAATCATCGATGCCATGGTGAAGATCCTCGATGTCGCCCATGTCCGCTTCACCATGCTTGAGAACGAGGTATGCTGCGGGCTGCCTCTGTACGATGAGGGTTTCCGGGAAGAAGCAAGGGAACAGGCGGTAGGAATCGGTGCCTCAATCGCGTCCACTGAATGCAAGGTGCTCGTGTCTCTCTGCCCCACATGCGTCTGGGCCTTCCGGGATGTCTATCCTGACCTGGGGGTCAACCTAGGCGGTGAGCTCAAGATACTCCATTCATCAGAGTTTATCTTTCGGCTACTGACAGACGGTGGTCTCAACGCTGGGCCGAGAGCGGATGGGGTCCCCCACGCCTCCGACAAGTTTGTTGTCACCTATCACGATCCCTGCTCGATGGGGAGAATCCTGCACAAGTATGAAACTCCGCGAGAGGTTATTGGGAGTCTTCCCGGGGTGGAGCTTCGGGAAATGCGATGGGCAAGGGATCACGCCCACTGCTGTGGCGGCGCCTCAGTACACACCCTCTACCCGGAAGTGGGAGAACCCATAGCCACGACCCGGGCAGGCGAAGCCCTTGAGACAGGCGCAGGCGTGCTCGTGTCCACATGCCCGTCGTGTGAGCATCACCTCTCAGAGGCTGCAGGAGATGGGCTTGAGGTACTCGACGTTGCCGAACTCGTGGCGTCAATTCTCGAACTATGA
- a CDS encoding PIN domain-containing protein, whose product MTSVFIDTSAFLAILSSSDFNHEQARATWEELLLSGAILVSSNYVLVETTALVQRRLGMEAVRAFHECVCPVLEIEWADRGMHDSAVAALLVADRRNLSLVDCVSFAIMRRREMTRVFGFDTHFAEQGFLCVPELHIHDR is encoded by the coding sequence ATGACGAGCGTCTTCATCGATACATCGGCGTTCCTCGCGATACTGAGTTCCAGCGACTTCAACCACGAGCAGGCACGCGCCACCTGGGAAGAGCTGCTCTTGAGCGGTGCTATTCTGGTGTCTAGCAACTACGTCTTGGTGGAGACGACTGCCCTCGTGCAGCGCAGACTCGGGATGGAGGCCGTGAGGGCGTTTCACGAATGTGTATGCCCGGTGCTGGAGATTGAATGGGCAGATCGAGGTATGCATGATTCCGCGGTTGCCGCTTTGCTCGTCGCAGACCGAAGGAATCTCAGCTTGGTGGACTGCGTGAGTTTCGCAATCATGCGCCGGCGGGAAATGACGAGGGTATTCGGTTTCGACACCCACTTCGCAGAGCAGGGTTTCCTGTGCGTGCCTGAGCTACATATACACGACAGATGA
- a CDS encoding DEAD/DEAH box helicase gives MSIHPIRTSNAITEAYRGYLSTTFQFSDRRLREQFHSQLQQSGRLVRGPMVQASPPFMKGATLGNLVEDGILSPMLRRLPRRKLNTPLYVHQEQAIRKMVTGGRNVVVATGTGSGKTECFMIPICDYLLRQCEVGSLGPGVRALLLYPMNALANDQVTRLRELLEPFTRITFGRYTGETLEDKGPATDSYRSLFRRDPLPNELVSRKEMQDSPPNILITNYAMLEYLLLRPEDHAFFGGSFATSWRFLVLDEAHTYSGAKGIETAMLLRRVKDRVVAGVAGRLQCVATSATLGQGVSDAGQIMEFASRLFGEEFCYDREDPDRQDLVIARREEVGSGSVWGRPHPRLYPEWQKVVSEFDGAEAVAHFAEIGACCGVPPDLISQTIAKRGSCVDGFLFDILSGDGNIVDARRCLNDAPRDMLELSEELFGAGATRLDAGRNFAAMISLAVRAREDEGLTPLLPARYHLMLRALNGAYISFMPELRLHLDHCARVPYGRENQETAVAYEVGLCKNCGAAYVLGRQEETPDGPRLVPTSPNGRDGRWYAVKELSDPNEIFADEDEDDTVEPDDGTDAEWDLCPVCGAISPPATITPACGCGVRALRLLAGKSGAKRVSKCVICGALDNKSGVVRRVSGTDAAACSVAATALYKELNLSADRPTPTTVPVDTKVEYGEDGWPIRPSDTDLKGAGPAKLLAFSDSRQDAAYFAPYVQASYDRMRRRNIVANTAREILSDQDDTPVMMPDLWRRVEARLRSISSTSWQSEREAGEEARKWVIQEFMGRDRNGLERLGLLGFELSKPAQWRPMPYYSMTWGLEEDEVWSLYQIMLDSLRVGGAIVFPEGVDPTDPLFEPRNFEVSVRLSGRDASAHVISWSPSRPRPGNKRSDYLMRLAARIGLQGEHVEIVKKLLDNMWVKDLAPHDRRSPWEGYFKPIDDQRNGAGYRLVPAKWRILAHGTPHEPRWYTCDTCGRLTLHNVRGVCPQYRCPGSLHSIDISERIAANHYVQLYAARDFPWEMRSEEHTAQLKPEAAARFQTEFQTGRINLLSCSTTFELGVDLGDLEAVLMRNMPPSPANYVQRAGRAGRRKSTAAIAVTYAQNRPHDSFYYTRPEDMLRGSIKPPHFNINNERIVLRHIYAAALAAFWRDHGTYLDRVKDFFFNPEGSGVNRLRAYLEARPESLKRSLQRIVPDEIRERLGVESWAWVNKLLAPVDGPEADLPDSGDEPGPLALAQQEVVQDIDALERRYRKLADECKPVDHLARIMETIKGRYLINYLSSRNVLPRYGFPVDVVNLDLKLNQWADGSIELERDLRLAISEYAPDSKVVARGKVWTSRYIAKMPQRSWVQYYYHTCSQCGNYVTKLDVGDGDQSAHCGVCGTPVSCPKRFIVPEFGFLADPRRPDEPGEERPERTYSTRVFFSGISGDDARDELILPYGVVRVSTSRAGRLAVINEAGGPLFLTCYSCGHATVGDVRHSKSSHKDPYGRDCDGKLFKAALGHEFLTDIARLEFEPSWDARDCFWYSLLYGIIEGASMALGIERNEIDGCLQFGVNAGLTASLVLFDAIPGGVGHVQRLRSADALRETLVATLVRLGSCECGGPDGDASCYRCLRNYSNQFCHDRLNRGAVIRFLETLGVGV, from the coding sequence GTGAGCATCCACCCAATCAGGACCAGCAACGCAATAACAGAGGCTTACCGCGGGTATCTCTCCACAACCTTCCAGTTCTCAGATAGACGACTGCGAGAGCAATTCCACTCGCAACTTCAGCAGTCTGGAAGGCTTGTCCGCGGTCCCATGGTTCAGGCGTCTCCGCCGTTCATGAAGGGGGCGACGCTGGGCAATCTAGTCGAGGACGGAATCCTCTCGCCGATGTTGCGGCGGCTTCCCCGAAGGAAGCTGAATACGCCCTTGTACGTCCATCAGGAACAGGCTATACGCAAGATGGTGACGGGAGGACGGAACGTTGTAGTTGCGACAGGGACCGGCAGCGGTAAGACGGAGTGCTTCATGATCCCCATCTGCGACTACCTGTTGCGTCAATGCGAGGTTGGTTCACTCGGCCCGGGAGTGCGCGCGCTGTTGCTGTATCCCATGAACGCCTTGGCCAACGATCAAGTTACGAGGCTGAGAGAACTCCTTGAACCTTTCACGCGCATCACTTTCGGACGCTATACAGGCGAGACTCTGGAAGACAAGGGTCCGGCTACCGATTCCTATAGGAGCCTCTTTAGGCGCGATCCGCTCCCGAACGAACTTGTGTCCAGGAAAGAGATGCAGGATAGTCCCCCCAACATCCTGATAACCAACTACGCCATGTTGGAGTACCTCCTGCTTCGTCCGGAGGACCATGCCTTTTTTGGCGGGTCCTTTGCCACGTCATGGCGCTTTCTGGTTCTTGATGAAGCACATACCTACTCCGGCGCAAAGGGCATCGAGACCGCTATGCTGCTCCGCAGAGTGAAGGACCGCGTGGTTGCCGGCGTGGCGGGGAGACTCCAGTGCGTCGCTACGAGCGCCACATTGGGCCAAGGGGTGTCAGACGCTGGACAGATCATGGAATTCGCCAGCCGTCTCTTCGGTGAAGAATTCTGCTATGACCGTGAGGACCCGGACCGTCAGGACCTCGTTATCGCAAGGCGGGAAGAGGTGGGGAGCGGTTCGGTTTGGGGGAGGCCGCATCCGCGCCTGTACCCCGAATGGCAGAAGGTAGTGTCGGAATTTGATGGGGCGGAGGCCGTGGCGCACTTCGCGGAGATCGGCGCCTGCTGTGGCGTTCCCCCTGATCTAATAAGCCAAACCATAGCTAAACGGGGGTCGTGTGTTGACGGTTTCCTTTTCGATATCCTGTCGGGGGACGGGAACATCGTTGACGCCCGGCGATGCTTGAACGATGCCCCACGTGACATGCTGGAATTATCAGAAGAGCTGTTTGGAGCGGGTGCGACCAGGCTCGACGCTGGGAGAAACTTCGCCGCTATGATCAGCCTTGCAGTAAGGGCGAGGGAGGATGAGGGGCTCACTCCGTTGTTGCCTGCGCGTTACCATTTGATGCTCAGAGCGCTGAACGGGGCGTACATATCGTTTATGCCCGAGCTCAGGCTGCATCTAGACCATTGCGCGCGGGTTCCGTATGGGCGCGAGAACCAAGAGACTGCAGTTGCGTATGAAGTTGGGTTGTGCAAGAACTGCGGTGCCGCCTACGTACTGGGCAGGCAGGAAGAAACGCCTGATGGGCCGCGGCTTGTTCCTACATCCCCCAATGGCCGGGACGGCAGATGGTACGCGGTGAAGGAACTATCGGACCCCAATGAAATCTTTGCGGACGAGGATGAGGACGATACCGTCGAGCCCGATGACGGAACCGATGCCGAGTGGGACCTATGCCCCGTGTGTGGAGCGATCAGCCCCCCGGCCACGATAACGCCTGCGTGTGGGTGCGGCGTACGCGCACTTAGGCTGCTCGCAGGCAAGTCCGGAGCCAAGCGGGTAAGCAAGTGCGTGATATGCGGCGCGCTGGACAACAAGTCGGGGGTGGTTCGTAGAGTCTCGGGCACCGATGCCGCGGCGTGCAGCGTTGCGGCCACTGCGCTGTACAAGGAACTTAATCTGAGCGCAGACAGGCCGACTCCGACGACGGTTCCGGTTGACACGAAAGTGGAGTACGGTGAGGACGGATGGCCTATCCGCCCGTCGGACACCGACCTTAAAGGTGCGGGTCCTGCGAAGCTCCTGGCTTTCTCCGACAGCCGACAGGACGCCGCGTACTTCGCGCCCTATGTCCAGGCAAGTTATGATCGAATGCGACGGCGCAACATCGTTGCGAATACGGCCCGAGAAATCCTCAGTGATCAAGATGACACTCCGGTCATGATGCCGGATCTGTGGAGACGTGTGGAGGCGCGCCTTCGCTCCATTTCATCGACCTCCTGGCAGTCGGAGCGAGAAGCTGGCGAGGAGGCGCGCAAGTGGGTGATACAGGAATTCATGGGGCGGGACCGAAACGGCTTGGAACGCCTGGGCCTGCTCGGGTTCGAGCTGTCGAAGCCGGCTCAATGGCGTCCTATGCCGTACTACTCCATGACGTGGGGCTTGGAAGAAGATGAGGTGTGGAGCCTCTACCAGATCATGCTGGATTCGCTGCGGGTAGGGGGCGCCATCGTATTCCCGGAAGGTGTCGACCCCACTGATCCCCTGTTCGAGCCGCGCAACTTCGAAGTCTCCGTGCGCCTTTCAGGAAGAGATGCATCAGCCCATGTCATATCTTGGAGCCCCTCCAGGCCACGTCCGGGCAATAAGCGTTCTGACTACCTTATGCGGCTGGCTGCCAGAATTGGACTTCAGGGTGAGCACGTGGAGATTGTGAAGAAGCTCCTTGACAATATGTGGGTGAAGGACCTTGCCCCGCACGACCGGCGCAGTCCGTGGGAGGGCTACTTTAAGCCGATAGATGATCAACGCAACGGCGCAGGATACCGTCTCGTTCCGGCGAAGTGGCGGATCCTCGCCCACGGCACGCCCCATGAACCTCGATGGTACACCTGCGACACCTGTGGCCGGTTGACCCTTCACAACGTACGTGGCGTCTGCCCGCAGTATAGGTGTCCGGGGAGTCTTCACTCTATCGACATCTCGGAGCGCATAGCGGCAAACCACTATGTGCAGTTGTACGCGGCGAGGGACTTCCCGTGGGAGATGCGCTCCGAAGAACATACCGCCCAACTCAAGCCCGAAGCCGCGGCCAGGTTTCAGACCGAATTCCAGACCGGGCGCATCAATTTGCTTAGTTGCTCGACGACATTTGAACTAGGGGTTGATCTCGGCGACCTCGAGGCGGTGTTAATGAGAAACATGCCCCCCTCCCCTGCGAACTACGTTCAGCGCGCAGGCCGAGCCGGCAGGCGCAAGAGCACGGCCGCGATCGCCGTCACGTACGCTCAGAACCGCCCGCATGACTCGTTCTACTATACCCGGCCTGAGGACATGCTCAGAGGAAGCATAAAACCTCCCCATTTCAACATCAACAATGAGAGAATCGTGCTGCGGCATATCTACGCCGCTGCATTAGCCGCCTTTTGGCGGGATCACGGAACCTATCTGGATAGAGTCAAGGACTTCTTCTTCAACCCCGAAGGGTCCGGCGTGAACCGCCTCAGAGCCTATCTGGAAGCAAGGCCCGAGTCTCTGAAAAGAAGCCTTCAGAGAATAGTGCCTGACGAGATCCGGGAGCGATTGGGCGTTGAGTCGTGGGCCTGGGTTAACAAGCTTCTGGCGCCAGTTGACGGCCCAGAGGCGGACTTGCCCGACTCCGGCGACGAGCCAGGACCGCTTGCGCTTGCACAGCAAGAAGTGGTTCAAGACATAGACGCCCTCGAAAGAAGATACCGCAAATTGGCTGATGAGTGCAAGCCTGTGGATCACCTAGCAAGGATCATGGAGACGATAAAGGGCCGCTATCTCATCAACTACCTATCTAGTAGGAATGTCTTGCCGCGATACGGATTCCCTGTGGACGTGGTCAACCTCGATCTGAAGCTGAATCAATGGGCCGACGGAAGCATCGAACTCGAACGCGACCTGAGACTGGCGATTTCGGAGTACGCGCCGGATTCGAAAGTCGTCGCTCGGGGCAAAGTGTGGACGAGCCGGTACATTGCCAAGATGCCACAGAGAAGCTGGGTGCAGTACTATTATCACACCTGCTCACAGTGCGGAAACTATGTGACCAAGCTAGACGTGGGAGACGGAGACCAGAGTGCGCATTGCGGCGTCTGCGGCACGCCCGTGTCCTGCCCCAAGCGGTTCATAGTACCTGAGTTTGGGTTTCTGGCGGATCCTCGACGCCCCGATGAGCCTGGCGAAGAGAGGCCGGAGCGCACTTACTCGACTAGGGTCTTCTTCTCGGGCATCTCAGGCGACGATGCCCGGGATGAGCTGATTCTGCCGTATGGAGTGGTGCGCGTGAGTACATCAAGAGCAGGGAGGCTCGCAGTCATCAATGAGGCCGGCGGGCCGTTGTTCCTCACATGCTACTCGTGCGGCCATGCGACGGTGGGAGACGTCAGGCACTCCAAGAGCTCTCACAAGGACCCCTATGGGCGCGACTGTGACGGCAAACTCTTCAAGGCAGCCCTCGGACACGAGTTCCTGACAGACATCGCCAGGTTGGAATTCGAGCCTAGTTGGGACGCTCGCGACTGTTTCTGGTATTCTCTGCTTTACGGCATCATCGAAGGCGCAAGCATGGCGCTGGGCATTGAGCGGAACGAGATCGACGGCTGTCTTCAGTTCGGAGTGAACGCGGGTTTGACCGCGAGCTTGGTCCTGTTTGACGCAATCCCGGGCGGAGTTGGCCACGTACAACGTCTCAGATCGGCAGATGCCTTGCGAGAGACTTTGGTCGCCACTCTTGTGAGACTTGGCTCCTGCGAATGCGGCGGGCCGGACGGCGACGCGAGCTGCTACCGGTGTTTGCGTAACTACAGCAACCAGTTCTGTCACGATCGGCTCAACAGGGGTGCAGTCATCAGATTCCTGGAGACACTGGGAGTCGGTGTCTAA
- a CDS encoding FAD-binding oxidoreductase, producing MTLFPSAYVADMVLSELEDIVGQEYVSTREVDRLAYGVDYCWIPRVWFDRGMKPIAPDVIVRPKNTEEVSAVIRVANRYEIPVVTWGGGSGSQGGALPIRQGITLDTKRMNQIVEVNETALTVTAGTGIIQQHLEWALNARGYSMMHYPASIACATLGGFLAHRGTGVLSTKYGKIEDMVVSMEVVLPNGDIIRTLPVPRHASGPDLNQLFIGSEGTLGVITEATMKIHRPPEAQLFRAFMFKDLHSGLEAGRKLMAARLRPSALRLYDEPETKKQVRRVLGIEKEGCYLVYSFDGAKRIAEIEEEMAREICAETATEDLGSEPGRKWWEHRYDFYYPPHMYDLPQMFGTMDTVATYDKIEQVYWAMKEAVETQFPGVTFIAHFSHWYDWGCMCYDRFILDSPPEDPHEALRLHNAIWNAGVRAAIANGGIINEHHGVGLKLARFMTEQYGSAFQVFEGIKKALDPRGIMNPGKLGL from the coding sequence ATGACGTTGTTTCCCAGCGCATATGTTGCCGACATGGTGTTGAGTGAACTGGAGGACATCGTGGGTCAGGAATATGTGTCCACGCGGGAAGTGGACAGACTGGCCTACGGCGTGGATTACTGTTGGATTCCTCGAGTGTGGTTCGACAGGGGCATGAAGCCCATCGCGCCCGACGTTATCGTGCGACCGAAGAACACTGAAGAGGTGTCGGCCGTCATACGGGTCGCAAACCGTTACGAAATACCCGTTGTGACATGGGGCGGAGGCTCGGGATCGCAAGGGGGCGCGTTACCTATCCGCCAGGGCATAACCCTCGACACGAAGAGAATGAACCAGATTGTGGAGGTCAACGAGACCGCTCTGACGGTCACGGCGGGGACGGGGATCATACAGCAGCACCTGGAGTGGGCTCTCAACGCCAGAGGATATTCCATGATGCACTACCCTGCCTCCATCGCGTGCGCAACGCTCGGGGGGTTCCTGGCCCACAGGGGCACAGGGGTACTGTCCACCAAGTACGGCAAGATAGAAGACATGGTTGTGTCAATGGAAGTAGTGCTTCCGAACGGGGACATCATCCGGACGCTGCCGGTCCCGAGGCACGCATCCGGGCCTGATCTGAATCAGCTGTTCATCGGCTCTGAAGGCACCCTCGGCGTCATCACTGAGGCGACAATGAAGATCCACCGGCCTCCTGAGGCACAGTTGTTCCGGGCCTTCATGTTCAAAGACCTACACTCCGGGCTAGAGGCTGGACGGAAGCTCATGGCTGCCCGGCTCCGGCCTTCCGCTCTCCGGCTGTATGATGAACCGGAGACGAAGAAGCAGGTAAGACGTGTTCTAGGGATAGAGAAAGAAGGCTGCTATCTCGTCTACTCGTTCGACGGGGCCAAGAGGATCGCGGAGATCGAGGAGGAGATGGCCAGGGAGATTTGCGCCGAGACAGCAACCGAAGACTTGGGGTCCGAGCCCGGCAGGAAGTGGTGGGAACACCGCTACGACTTCTACTATCCCCCGCACATGTATGATCTCCCCCAGATGTTCGGGACTATGGACACCGTCGCGACGTACGACAAGATCGAGCAGGTCTACTGGGCAATGAAAGAGGCTGTTGAGACTCAATTCCCCGGAGTGACGTTCATAGCTCATTTTTCTCACTGGTATGACTGGGGCTGCATGTGCTACGACCGGTTCATCCTGGACTCTCCTCCCGAGGACCCTCATGAGGCGCTCAGGCTGCACAACGCCATCTGGAACGCAGGGGTGAGAGCGGCCATCGCCAATGGCGGGATCATAAACGAACACCATGGGGTCGGGCTGAAGCTGGCAAGGTTCATGACGGAGCAATACGGGAGTGCGTTCCAGGTATTCGAAGGAATCAAGAAGGCCTTGGATCCCAGGGGGATCATGAACCCTGGCAAACTCGGTCTATGA
- a CDS encoding MurR/RpiR family transcriptional regulator, producing LPHTRRISGARAEIVSAKWASYAYIMSVSVSERCSPVSCEPDRVKGPNDAGVPSAVLRIRSVYAALGEAEQRVADFVCTHQKEMIYLPITELAEKTLTSESTVVRMCQKAGFKGYQDLKLTLAQDIVSPLQSIHEEVTLSDDIQTVMSKVFQSIVQTLQYTRDVIDFQELERAAEVLMDARRVAVFGLGNSSSVAMDLSHKFMRLGFSATAYTDSHLQAIAASFLTTGDVALGVSHSGSSRDVVEALAIAREGGATTVCITNYGKSPITKVADIKLFTASEETKYRVLALSSRIAQLGIVDSLYTYLALRRGQKAVDGMKRLERALTARKY from the coding sequence CTTCCTCACACCAGAAGGATTTCCGGAGCCCGTGCAGAAATAGTTTCCGCCAAATGGGCCTCGTACGCGTACATAATGTCCGTCTCGGTGAGTGAGAGGTGTTCGCCTGTGTCCTGTGAGCCCGACCGAGTGAAAGGCCCGAACGATGCCGGGGTGCCCTCGGCGGTTCTGAGAATCAGGTCTGTGTATGCTGCCCTCGGCGAGGCCGAGCAGAGAGTCGCGGATTTCGTATGTACCCACCAGAAGGAGATGATATACCTCCCCATCACCGAGCTTGCAGAGAAGACCCTGACCAGCGAGTCCACGGTCGTAAGGATGTGTCAAAAGGCGGGGTTCAAGGGGTATCAGGACCTGAAACTCACACTTGCCCAGGACATCGTCTCTCCTCTTCAGAGCATCCACGAAGAGGTGACTCTGTCTGACGATATCCAGACCGTCATGAGCAAGGTCTTCCAGAGCATAGTGCAGACCCTTCAGTATACGAGGGACGTCATCGACTTCCAGGAGCTCGAGCGGGCAGCTGAGGTCCTGATGGACGCTCGCAGGGTCGCCGTGTTCGGCCTGGGCAACTCGTCATCAGTGGCAATGGACCTGTCACACAAGTTCATGCGCCTGGGATTCTCTGCTACGGCCTACACCGACTCTCACTTGCAGGCCATAGCTGCGTCCTTTCTCACGACCGGTGATGTGGCGCTGGGTGTGTCACATTCGGGCAGTTCGAGGGATGTCGTTGAAGCTCTGGCCATCGCTAGGGAGGGTGGGGCCACGACCGTCTGCATCACCAACTATGGGAAGTCCCCAATAACCAAAGTCGCGGACATCAAGCTCTTCACGGCGTCAGAGGAGACCAAGTACCGGGTGCTGGCTCTCTCGTCCCGAATAGCGCAACTGGGAATCGTGGACTCGCTCTATACTTACTTGGCTTTGCGCAGGGGGCAGAAAGCCGTAGATGGGATGAAACGCCTGGAACGGGCATTGACGGCACGGAAGTATTAG
- a CDS encoding class II fructose-bisphosphate aldolase has translation MPLARVVDMLKTATERKYAICAFNVECFDVARAAIEAAEAERAPVIVEAVEPALRSMGLTHIANYVRRLAEEASVPIGLHLDHGGSLDIVRECLEAGFTSVMIDASHLSLEENIRVSSIAVRMGRDYGACVEGEIGRVPGLEAEGPSEGGDRSYTDPAEAAEYCERSGIDCLAVSIGTVHYMRRVPLELDIDLLHRIRKAVRVPLVLHGGAAVVDDDMRTVVQAGICKYNIAFKPYKAFVTGLRNALDNLQEEVSPGKLWVSPAAIMQAGREAAKAEMRSKIRLLGGSGQAGA, from the coding sequence ATGCCCCTGGCGAGAGTGGTCGACATGCTCAAGACAGCAACCGAGCGTAAGTATGCCATCTGTGCCTTCAACGTGGAGTGTTTCGACGTGGCCCGAGCGGCTATCGAGGCGGCCGAGGCCGAGAGGGCGCCGGTGATTGTCGAGGCGGTGGAACCCGCTTTGAGGTCGATGGGTTTGACACACATCGCCAACTACGTGAGACGACTGGCCGAGGAGGCTTCGGTACCCATCGGATTGCACTTGGATCACGGCGGTTCGCTCGACATAGTTCGCGAGTGCCTGGAAGCCGGGTTCACCTCGGTAATGATAGATGCAAGCCACCTGAGCCTTGAGGAGAACATCAGGGTGAGCTCAATTGCCGTGCGCATGGGCAGGGACTACGGGGCATGTGTCGAGGGGGAGATCGGCCGTGTGCCCGGGCTTGAGGCTGAGGGCCCATCGGAGGGGGGTGACCGCTCCTACACAGACCCTGCCGAGGCGGCTGAGTACTGTGAACGCAGTGGGATTGACTGTCTGGCTGTCTCCATTGGCACTGTTCACTATATGAGACGGGTTCCCCTGGAGCTGGATATCGACCTCCTTCACAGAATACGCAAGGCAGTACGGGTGCCGTTGGTGCTGCACGGAGGAGCCGCAGTGGTTGACGACGATATGAGAACCGTAGTTCAGGCAGGCATCTGCAAGTATAACATCGCCTTCAAACCCTACAAGGCGTTCGTCACCGGACTTCGGAACGCACTCGACAACCTGCAGGAAGAGGTCTCTCCCGGCAAGCTCTGGGTCTCCCCGGCTGCGATAATGCAGGCTGGACGCGAGGCCGCAAAGGCAGAGATGAGGTCGAAGATCCGGCTTCTTGGCGGGTCAGGGCAGGCTGGTGCGTGA
- a CDS encoding CopG family transcriptional regulator yields the protein MQVQLTEEQVQALRAMANSEGVSIAELIRRGADMVIAGRSGASRENRVRRALTVAGQFRSVETDLSANHDKYLGEDFR from the coding sequence ATGCAGGTGCAGCTTACGGAGGAACAGGTTCAAGCACTGAGGGCGATGGCCAATTCAGAGGGTGTGTCCATCGCGGAGCTGATCCGACGGGGGGCAGACATGGTCATAGCAGGCAGGAGCGGAGCGTCACGCGAGAATCGGGTTCGGCGCGCGCTCACCGTTGCCGGACAGTTCAGATCGGTGGAGACGGATCTCTCGGCGAACCACGACAAGTACCTGGGAGAGGATTTCCGATGA